The sequence tttctccgGTTCTTGGGTCGTCGCCACTCCTTTGATTTAAATCGGTGAGTCATCGGATTGGTGATGAATGGCCATGGTCGACATTGTTGCTGCCGCAATCTTTGTTGGAGTTCAGCTTCCTAGCCAACACCATCGTGACACTAAGCGTTGTCATAGCCTATCACAGTCGTGTTTTGGTTTTCCCTTGTTTTCCCTGTTTAGATTCCATTCTCTTATTATTCTCCAACGTCGACCACCGCTCGCCGCTGTCCCTTGCCTTGAGACACCACCATGGGTCGTCATCTATGGCCACTACAGTTGCCTGAGATAGCCCCTTCCTTTATtttgaggagagagagagagccttcATGGTTCTCTTGTGCGTCTCTAtctcctccctctttctctttctctttctctttctctctaattaatttaagaaaaaatagtGGAAGGGACTTGGTGGATTGTCCTAGATCTTTAGTGAGTAGTGGACTAGTAGAGAGTTCTAGATTGTCAATTATCATTTAGTAATTTTGTATGTTTGAATTTGCTTCTATAGGAGAACAATCGTTTGGAAAGATGATACTAAATTGTACACCTCAATTCGTAGACCATAGGTGGGCTGATGTCTATTGTGCCTGAGTTGTCAGCGTAGAGGTAATAAACTTTGTACACTCACATGCATgcttataaatattttgtgtacacatataatatatatatatatatatatatatatatatatatatatatatatatatatatatgatacactAATGATTAAGATAAGTAAGATGTAAAAATTTTCTATGGTGGTTttctatattaaattatattttgatcaaatATGCTTATGATTGATAAAATATTGGATGCATATATCGGTATAATTGACATTTACATATATAGACTAATCGATGTGATGTTTTGGACAAACTACATTACATAGATTGCCCGAGCAAGAAATGTGATATTTATCGATTGCCTCAtcacgggtttgaaacataatcgtggttagtctaaagtcggaaataaaaaaattgatatatatatGGGAACTTGATTGAACAAATATAGACTCTGGGCTAATTTTGTTATTATCGATTATCTTATTATAGGCTAGAAATGTGACATTATCAATTGCTCCGTCATGGGCAAAAAATATAACACCTATAGATTGTCCCAACACGGGCAAAAAACGTAACTAAGATTTGgtccaaaatttaaaaaataattgataTTGGATCCGAATTGGATTAAAAGAATTGAATGATAAGCTACTTGAATAACTGATGAAGACTTATTATATATTGTATGATGTATTGCTTTCGAGTGGATGTTTATTATTGATATTTAATTGCATATATGCATACCGTTTATTTACAACATTGTTGATAGTCAGATCATGATTTCATGATATTCGTGCTTATTTCGGTAATGATTTGCTCGTTAtctttaaatttatattattatgatGGTGTGGGTATGTATAAGGATTTTTACTAGGCTACATAGCTTATATCCCTCTCCGTAACATCATTTTTTAGAGTTAGGAGATGCGTAGTCTCGATTAGGTTAGGTAAAAAGAGCGAGCGACGGAGTAATTAGTTAGctaatttattttcttatatccaataaatatttaaatttttacaattgaataattttattatttgatgATGGTAAATTTCATTTAGTTGGATTGTTATAACTAAActttataattaattaaatatttttaatattattaaaattttgttCATTTAATAGGGCTTGCTAAAACATCAGATTCATATGTTCGTGTCATGTAGCCGGCTTAGACGTTGGATTTGGGGAACGACACAGTTCCACAGCCATTAATTCTTTTCAAagcaaacaaaaaaatagaaaacaaaaacaaaaactcaGCACCAGTCTTCGCTGCAGGGGCTTCTACCACGACCGTTGGCCTGGCCGGCCGCGAAATGAACCTGTGTACGATGACCAACGTAATCCCCATGGCTCGTTCCTGAGTAAAAGAAATTACAAAAGTCAACATGCTGCCAAGAACAGTCACCGCTCCTACTCCCAAAAATCCGTGGTTTTCTTCTCCTCCGTGCTCTCCACCCGCGCCTCGAACCAGAAATTTTGCAAACAACGTCTCCATTCCCACTCtatccttcctcttcccagaacacccccatcatggcatccatcttGTCTCTATTCCCTCTGCTAATCCTCCATATTCTGCTTCTAGTTCCGACCAGAACTTATTCCCAGCGCGGCCCCCTCATTTACTACTGCGTCGGCGACACCAACTACACCGTCCCCAGCACCTTCTCCTCCAACCTCGACCTCCTCCTCTCCTACCTCATCTCCTCCCCCCTCGACTTCGGCTACTTTTCCAACACCACCGCCGGCGCCGCCTCCTCAGACCCCGCCTACGGCCTTGCCCAGTGCCGACCCGACGTCTCCGCCTCCGACTGTTCCGCCTGCCTCAACCGCTCCGCCTCCATCACCGTCACCTCCTGCCCCCATAAGACCGCCGCCATACGCTTGGATCTCTGCGTCCTCCGTTACTCCGACCATCGCTTCTTCGGCCAGCTCGAAGACGAAGCGAGCAGTAAAGTTGTCAATCCCAATAACGCGTCGGATCCAGCGGTGTTCTATCGGCAGATGAGGGATCTGATGGTCGAGCTCGCGTCGCAGGCGGCAGCGATGGAGTCGAAGTTCGCGGTGGGGATCACGAATTCCTCCGATTATGGGCATATATACGGGATGGCACATTGTACCCGTGATCTATCGGAGGCGGATTGCTCCACTTGTCTCGATAAGGCGGTCGGTTTTCTGCCTGCCTGTTGCTATGGGCGTATGGGGGGACAGTCCTTGAAAGTGAGTTGTGCCGTGAGGTTTGAGATCTATCCCTTTTTCTCCCAGTCGTTgctccctccgccgccgccgggaTCGAGTTCTCCGCCGGCCCGTGGCAATGTTACTGACACAACCGGTGATGTTAAGCAGAGTTCTCCCCTTGATGTAGAATGCCTCCCTCAAGAATGATTTAGTTAAACAGAACGCTGATTTCTGAGAAGGAAATTATATAGTATCTAAACAATAAGCAATTTAAGTTATTGGTTTTTAATGTGTATGGTAGGAAATTTGCAGTTTAATTTGGCCTTGGTTACATCTTCATTCCTAAATGATGTGTCTAATTActaaattttcttttggtgcAGGGAGAAGTAATAACGTTACAAAAGTAGCTCTAATTGTTGCCATCCCTGTCGTTGCTGCACTGGTGGTCCTCTTTGCCATCTGTATGTGCTTCCGAAGAAGAAAAGCGTTGAGAAGAGTACTCCGTAAGTTTTCCTTGCTGCATTGTTGTTTTAAGAAATGCATTTCAAGACAAATGGGCTGGTTTTTTATGTAGTTAAGCTTGTTTTGTGAGTAGTTGGTGGAGATGAGCAAGAGTTCACAAGttcagaattattattatttgatttgggTACCCTTAGATCTGCCACAAATAATTTCTCAGATGCAAATAAGCTTGGAGAAGGTGGGTTTGGGCCAGTTTACAAGGTAATTATCTAGACTAAAGTCTTCAATGTCGCCAATAGAATTGTGAACATTGTTATTGATTTGACGAACGGTAATTGCTTTCTCGTGTCTTTTAAATATCATATAGGGGACTCTACAGGATGGACAAGAAATAGCGGTGAAGAGGCTCTCAGGAACTTCACGGCAAGGACTAGTAGAGTTGAGAAATGAGGTTGGTTTGGTTGCCAAGCTTCAACATAGAAACCTTGTTAAGTTGTTGGGTTGTTGCcttgaggaagaagagaggttaCTTGTCTATGAGTACCTTCCAAATACTAGCCTTGACAAATTTTTATTCGGTACGCTTCATTTTCTACGTTCATATTTATCCTAAGCATTGCCATAATAGTTCCTTGGTTTTAAGCAGAGAGGAACATCATCAGTTTTGTTACGTAACCTGTTGTGATGACTCGTTCACCGAACTAAGCTGTAAATATTTCTTCAGCCTATTACAATAGTTGATACATGTTGTTGCTCTTTGTCGTCACCTTGTAGTCTTTTATTCACTCCAATTTAGGTTTGCATTACCTTGAACATACTTCTGTACTCTGGATTTCTGTTTCAGCTGTTATCTGGCTTTCCATGTATGGTTAGATGCCAATGCCATCATTTTGCATAACCTGATTTCTTATATTGCATCCATTTATTAAGATGACTCTATgcatgatggcatcatttttgcatGCTACTGGTTTTTACTGTCTTCCATGTCATTTTTGGGtaaatatttatgatataaCTGCTTTTTTGCGATTTAGGGTAGGCTATGCCACTCGTGATATAGCTGCTTAATGTTACTAACATCATGTTGATCCCAAAGCCTAAATGTACTTGTAATTCATTATGATATTAGTTTAATCTATCAAGTTTGCTTGGATGAAATAGACCCTATTGGACGAGAACAACTAGACTGGGGAAGGCGGTACAAAATTATTGAAGGGATTGGCCGCGGGCTTCTCTATCTTCATGAAGATTCTCGATTAAGGATCATTCATCGGGATCTAAAAGCAGGCAATATCTTGCTGGATGGGGACATGAACCCTAAAATTTCAGACTTCGGTCTTGCAAAGCTTTTTGGCCTAGATGAGACTCAAGGACGCACTAGTCGAATTGCTGGGACATAGTAAGTGCttactttttaaatttttcttttctgagTAATTAGTGGAAAGATGTCAAGTCCATTACTCTTCCGGTATCTAACTTGAATCATAAGTAAGTCCTCAGAAAAATCTAATAACTTCTCAATTTCTTTGTGGTAGTGGCTATATGGCACCAGAATATAGCTTCCGTGGCCTCTTCTCCACCAAATCAGATGTTTTTAGTTATGGCGTACTAGTTTTGGAGATTGTGACCGGCCAGAGGAACAGTGGATTCCAAGGATCTGGGAGTGCTCTAGACCTTCTTAGTTATGTAAGCGTTCAACCCCCATGCCCCCGAACAAACATAGGTGGATCTACTGTTTCGCATAAACTGTATTGATAACTCCTCTAAACCTAATTTTGAATAGGCATGGCAATACTGGAATGAAGGAATGGCATCACAGGTGATCGATCGGAGTCTAGATGATCATTATCAACTACGAGAAGTACTAAGGTGCATTCACATTGCGTTACTCTGCGTCCAGAAAGAGCCGGCAGAGAGACCCAGCATGGCAACAGTCATTCTCATGCTCAGTAGTTACTCTGTCCCTCTTCCAGCTCCATCAGCTCCTGCCTTCTTTGTAAGAAGTGGTACAAGTGGTGAGACAGAGGCGTTCGACAGGGATGTGAATGATGTTACAATCACTGAGATGGAACCACGATAGAGGTGTGAGATTAGTTGATAAAACTGCATATTAGAACATTAGTTGTTAATAATCTTTGTGAACAATACGGATACCAGTTTCTCTATCCACTATGTCGTATGATAAATATGGTATGTTCTGAATATGATCTAGAGGATGGCATGATATTGCAAGTCTGTGGGAACTTTATAGAGATGGCAGCTTGGAACTTAATTTGTTATCCACTGTAATGTAATAAATGGGGGACCATCCTTCTCCATTGAGAGTAATGTCTTACAATCATTGTACGGTTTGATGAGCAACTTAATGTTATCTGGACTATATTTGGATAAAACACCTGCTCATTATGTTCGAAAAATTGGGCCTATAAATATATAGGATCTAGATAATAGCATATAGACCATGTTTTCTTGTTGATTTGTCTAGACCCCATTGCCATAGCTAAACTTCCTACTATGTTACGTAACCCGCACATAGTTTTACTTTGTTTAACCTTGCATGCAGATCGAATTATAATTTGCAAAATCTAAATTTAACTAGGGTAGATTTATTATGTTGCTTGATTCATGATTTATACTTGTTTGGTGTCAGAAGATTTtgtgtgttttttttcttttcttctttcgtttctttttttgtttgacaAAATGGATAGACCTACCACTCAAGGTAAAGAACTCATGGATGATGAATCTCTCAGCTCatattttgttatttatttatttatatttaaaaattttgattGTGATTGAAACCAACATACcaatataataaatttaatGAAGTCGAACATTATTTGTCGTCTTAGTATAATTCATATAATTagattttttaatcacttgctGCCAATATTGGTCATCAGTCGGCCCATAGCATAAGACAAAGAGAGTCTtccatttaaaattatttattttttatttaaaaattatgattgtgattgaaagttgaaactgatatactaatataataaatttaatgaacttaaatattatttattattttagtaTAGTCCATACAATTGGACTTTTTCTCCGTAATTTGCCCACGAGACGGCCCCTACCATAAGGCATATATGAAGAGTCTTCCATTTAGAATTATGTTTGTTTATTTAAAAACTGTGATTGTCATTGAAACCGATATgctaatataataaatttaataaacttGGACATTATTAATTGTCTTAGTATAACCAATTTTGTTATATAAATTGCTCTCTGCAGGCCATAAGTAAATGGCCCTAGCATAAGCCAAGAAGAgtctttttcaagatttattgttgGGATATCGGACTCCGTATCATCGTTTTTTTATTACGGTATCGGTATATgatataataaaaaatgataaGATATATTAAGTATCAGTTTAGTAAGAGACTATATACTGATTTGATATTGTATAACATATTCCATATGATCCGATAACAATCGGTTtaataaaatttgatttttgatatAAAAATCCTTTTATGATTTCTTTTTATGGTTCCTTCCCTGCTCCGGTCTCCTCTATTCCATGTCTAGCGGAATGGTGGGTTATTTATCAATTTGGAATTTGTCAATAAATGGAATACGTTATGATTGCAGGCCGGTTGAGTCGTCAAAATAACCGAGGGAGGAAAGACAAATCCAAAGGCGGAGTCAGCCAAATCAAGCAGTGTATTTTTACTTCTTTAATCCGTTCCTCTTCCAAGCACTTCAGGGCCGGCTTTCTATGTTCGAAGTGGCACGATCGGCAAATCAGATGCACTCAAAGTGGTTTCAAGCAAATGTACGTTCAATTCCCGTCAAATCCGCtgttttcttctcctccatgcTCTCCAGCCACGTCCCGAATCAGAAACCATGCAAGCAACGTCTCCATTCCCACTCTATCCCTGCTCTTCCCAGAATACCCCATCATGGCTTCCATCTTGTCTCTATTCCCTCTGGTAATCCTCCATACTCTGATTCTAGCTCCGACCAAAACTTATTCCCAGGATGACCCCATCCTCGCCTACTGCGCCGGCGACACCAACTACACGGTCCCCAGCACCTTCTCCTCCAACCTCGACCTCCTCCTCTCGAACCTCAACACTTCCCCCCGCGACAACGGTTACTTCTCCAACACCACCGCCGGCGCCGCCTCCTCTGCCCCCGCCTACGGCCTTGCGCAGTGCAAACCCGACGTCTCCGCCTCCGACTGCTCCACCTGCCTCAACCGCTCCGCCTCCATCGCCGCCAGCCACTGCCCCCTTCGCAAGTCCGCCGCCATCCGCCTCGACTTCTGCGTGCTCCGTTACTCCGACCAACGCTTCTTCGGCCAGCTCGAAGACGAAGGGAACGCGACATATGTCGATCCCAATCCGAATAAAACCTCGGATCCAACGGCGTTCAATCGGCATACGATCGATCTGATGGACGAGATCGCGTCGGAGGCGGCGGCGATGGATTCTAAGTTTGTGGTGGGGTACACGAATTACTCCGGTTATGGGTATATATACGGGATGGCACAGTGTACCCGTGATCTATCGGATACGAATTGCTCCACGTGTCTCCATCAGGCGGTCAGGATTTTGCCTACCTGTTGCTATGGGAGTATCGGGGCACGGGTCTTCAAGGTGAGCTGTGCCGTGAGGTTTGAGCTCTATCCCTTTTTCTCCCTCTTGTGGGtccccccgccgccgccgggaTCGAGTTCTCCGCCGGACGGTGGCAATAGCACTGACACGACCGGTGAGTAAGCAGAGTTCTGCCTCGGGAATGATGCAACTCCGATCAAGGGGTAAAGCAGTAAAGGAAAACAAACTTATTTATTGCTAGTTTTGATTTCCCAAAAGGAAATTAGATTGTGTCTAAGCAATTAGTAATTAAAGTTTTTGGTCTTTAGTATGTACGGCAGCGATTTGTGGTTTACTTTGGTCTTAGTTATATGTTTGTTCGATCCGACCGGGGAGAAGGATGTGCAACTCGAAATCTTCCGGTCCCTTTATTCATTAATGTTTAATTGAtgatttagggctcgtttggttcgcgggaaaagaaggggggaaagtgtggtcaacgggaaagtaatgagatgcctcttgtttggttggagttttcaaaggagagagaagggaaagtagtattcccatgggaatgtgattcccacatttcatgggagaagtctttcccatgagaaacatggcgggaatcactccatttttactttttcccaaaaagtcccttcagcattaaagaagcattaaagaggcattaaaaacttaatttttattaagggcataataggaattatatataactttcctaggaaagtagatggccaaccaaacataagcaccttggaaatttgtcactttcccatggtcaaccaaatatgccaaaagtactttcctaggcatcctcttcctagaaatttgtttctcaggaatcatattcctaggaaggaaaatgcttcccgcgaaccaaacgagcccttaattgATGAATCAAACCTGAGGTACATATTCTCTCTTTCTGATAGCAGTAGTGAGGTCTACCTTGCTCAATTTAGATTAGATTCATTTTCTAATTCGAATTTTCAAAAATACACATAATTAGTAGAAATAAACAttaaaaaagctaaaattttataaaaagtaAATATCGGCTCATATATCAACTTTGCTTTCAGTCGCTCCatctaatttttcttatattgTGAGATAaacttttttaaaagaaaatttttagtttGATCGATCCATTTAAAGATCTAAATGATGGAATTTATACCTGATTGCTAAGGGCACTGCCCCTTTTAGAGAGAAGTAGATAAGTGTCATATTATACATCTAGAAAAGTTATCCGAAAGTTATCTTATGATTAAATTATGGCCTCCGAAAGTTCGGCTTCTCAATATGGTAAATCtttcttttggatcctatgtaGCTTCATTCGTACCGATCAAAATAATGTACATTAAGTTTGGTGATCCTCCTGGATCATCATGCCTAAATGATATCGTCTCATTACTAAATTTTCTTCTGATGCAGGGAAAAGTAATAACACTCCAAAAATAGTTTTAATTGTTTCCATCTCCATCGTTGCTGCACTACTGGTCCTTTTTGCCATCAATGTCTACTTACGTAGAAGGAAAATATTTAGGAGAGCACACGGTAAGTCTTTCTTGCTACATCATTGTTCTAGGAAATCCAATTCAAGACAAATGGGCCGGTTTTTTATGTAGTTAAGCTTGTTTGGTGAGTAGTTGATGGAGATGAGGTGTTCAGAAGTTCCAaaccattattatttgatttgggCGCCCTTAGAGCTGCCACAGATAACTTCTCCAATACAAATAGGCTGGGAGAAGGTGGCTTCGGACCGGTTTACAAGGTAATTATCTAGACTTAGGTCTTCAAGGTCACTCATAGAGTTGTGAACATTGTTATTGATTTGACGAACGGTAATTGCTTTCTTACGCCTTTTGAATCTTATCCAGGGGACTCTGCGGGATGGACAAGAAATAGCTGTGAAAAGGCTCTCAAGAAGCTCAGGGCAAGGACTAGTAGAGCTAAGAAATGAGTCTGTTTTGGTTGCCAAGCTTCAACATAGAAACCTTGTTAAGTTGTTGGGTTGTTGCCTCGAGGAACAAGAGAGCCTGCTTGTCTATGAGTACCTTCCAAATACAAGCCTTGACAAATTTTTATTCGGTATGCTCCATTTTCTACattcatatttttcataatCATTGCCATGATACTTCCTTGGTATTAAGCAAACAGGAACATCATCAGGTTTTTTAATTATATAACCCTGTTGTGACGAGTCATTCACTGAACTAAGCTGTTCATATTTCCTACTAGCCTATTACAACACTCGATACATGTCATTCCTCTTTAAGGTTATAGTCTTTATTCAGTCTAATTTAACTTTGCGTTACCTTTAGCATACTTGGTACTCTGAATTTTCTGTTTCAGCTGTTATCTCGCTTTGCCTACTAAAGTTTAATTTATGATATCAGTTTAATTTATAAAGTTTACTTGGATGAAATAGACCCTATTGGACGACAACAACTTGATTGGGGAAGGCGGTACAAGATTATTGAAGGGATTGGCCGTGGGCTTCTCTATCTTCATGAAGATTCTCGATTAAGGATCATTCATCAAGATCTAAAAGTAAGTAATATCTTGCTGGATGGAAACATGAATCCTAAAATTTCAGACTTTGGTCTTGCAAAGCTTTTCGGCATAGATGAGATCCCAGGAAGCACGAGTCGAATTGCTGGGACATAGTAAGTGCTtaattttttaatctttcttttccgAGTAATCAGTGGAAAGATATCTAGTCCATTACTGTTTTGATATCCCACTTGAATCATAAGTATGTCCTTGTGGAGAAAATTCTAATATCTTTTCAATTTCTTTATGGTAGTGGGTATATGGCACCAGAATATGCCTTGCGTGGGCTCTTCTCCACCAAATCCGATGTTTTCAGTTATGGCGTACTAGTTTTGGAGATTGTGATTGGGCGGAGGAATAGCGGATTCCAGGGATCTGAGAATTCTTCAGACCTTCTTAGCTATGGAAGCATTCTTCAGATCTTCTTAGCTATCTGACTTGCCCATCCCtgccaaagaaaaaggaaaaggaaaaaacaaaacaTAGGTTGATCTACTGCTCTCAGTAGCCTCCCATCATGTTAGCATTTTGCTATCCTCTAAACCTATTCTTTGAACAGGTCTGGCGACACTGGAATGAAGGAACAGCATCACAAGTGATCGACCAGAGTCTAGATGATCAGTATCAACTACCAGAAGTACTGAGGTGCATTCACATCGGACTACTCTGCGTCCAGGAAGAGCCAGCAGAGAGACCCGAGATAGCAACAGTCATTCTCATGCTCAGAAGTCACTTTATCACTCTTCCAGCTCCATCAGCACCTGCCTCCTTTATAAGAAGTGATACAAGCGGTGAGACAGAGGTGTTCGACAGGGATGTAAGGACTAGTTTATCAGGAAGGGAGAGCTCCAGTGGAAGCACAACAAGAAAGTTAAGGAGGATAGGAAAATCAAGTCCAGCCTCAGTGAATGATGTCACAATCACTGAGATGGAACCACGATAGAGGTGTGTGGTTGACAGATATAATTGCATCTTTGGGCATTAGTTGACGTTAATAATTGTTCTCTGTCACTTGTGTTGTATGACATATATGGTCTATTCTGGATATCATCCGGAGGATGGCATGATATTGGAAATCTATGAGAACTTTATAGAGATCACAGCTTGAAACTTGAATTGTTATCCACTGCGATGGGAGTAATGTCTTACAAGCATTATACAGTTTGATGGGCAACCTAACGTTATCTGGACTCTATTTGGATAAAGAAGCCCCTCCACTTTATGCTTGAAAAATCGGGCACGCAGCCAATGTTGAAGAAGAGCCAAATTCCGCTTGGCTCTTGTCCTCCTTCACCATTCAATCAAGGTCCAACGCCTCTTGTAGTATAGGGGACACCCTAGGTGCCGTGGTTTGAGGTGCATGTATCTCACAAAATTTTTCTAGGAAAAGTGTGGTACCAAAAAATTTAGCAGAAAAGGTTAAAACTACACAGTTAGACGTGAAGAAGCACCTCGAGGAGATGAATGCTCGGTACAAGGCCAAGGCGGAAGAGCATAGGAGACATAAGGAGTTCAGAGAAGGGAATGTGGTAATGGTTAAGTAAGAACATATAGCAAGTGGAAGTCATGAAAGTATGGGCCGTACAAGgtcttaaaaaagataaacagTAATGCATATGTGATTGATCTGCCGGACGACATGGGGATCTCAAAAACTTTCAATGTTGCTAATCTATATTACCATGATCCAAGGGAGAAACTGTATCCAGAGAGAAACTCGAGGTCGAGTTCTTTCCACGCGGAGGGGATTGATGTAGGACATGCTGCTAACATTCTTGCTGTCCTAGGAATTGCTAATCCATCTGCCGAACCAGAGGAACCAGCTGCTGAAATTCTGCTGGTGCGGGAGCAAAGAAACTTGGATGAGCGAGCCCAAGCAAAGAAGATGCAAGGTTCCCCCAGGCTGTGGGGAAATTGGGATTGATCTCACGTTCCCAGAGATCAATCCCACAGTTTACAAGTTTCTGAATGTTGGCTAAATCGAGTCCTAGTCTGTTTAAAATTtctgaattgagtttgtttgtAGTCCTGTTTTAGTTCtgaattcagatttaattagGAGTCTTTTTTTATTAGGATTTGATTACGCATTGAGTCCTTTTGTTAGGGATTTAGAGTGAGTCCGTGGCCCTATAAAAAGGGATGTAAAGGGGCCGCCGTTCTTCTTCCTTCCATTGTCTTTTCtgtgaatgaaaaaaaaaaaaaatgcagaagcTCTGTTTTGAGCCCAAGAACATACCCTGTTTCTCTGTTTTGGTTGTTTGAAATCAGCAGCAGAACAGCAGGAGATTGTTTTCCCACGCTTCCGGTATcagtatttatgcaaaaaattcGTAAATATTTACCTTCTAAATGTTTCTAACACCTTATTTATCACATCTTCATTGTTATTGTTAGTTGGAGCTCTAAGATATCAATTTAATTTACCAAAATTTACTTGGATGAAGTAGATCCTATTGGACGAAAACAACTAGACTTGGGAAGGAGGTACAAGATCATTGAAGGAATTGGCAGGGGGCTTCTTTATC is a genomic window of Phoenix dactylifera cultivar Barhee BC4 chromosome 4, palm_55x_up_171113_PBpolish2nd_filt_p, whole genome shotgun sequence containing:
- the LOC103697754 gene encoding putative receptor-like protein kinase At4g00960 encodes the protein MASILSLFPLLILHILLLVPTRTYSQRGPLIYYCVGDTNYTVPSTFSSNLDLLLSYLISSPLDFGYFSNTTAGAASSDPAYGLAQCRPDVSASDCSACLNRSASITVTSCPHKTAAIRLDLCVLRYSDHRFFGQLEDEASSKVVNPNNASDPAVFYRQMRDLMVELASQAAAMESKFAVGITNSSDYGHIYGMAHCTRDLSEADCSTCLDKAVGFLPACCYGRMGGQSLKVSCAVRFEIYPFFSQSLLPPPPPGSSSPPARGNVTDTTGRSNNVTKVALIVAIPVVAALVVLFAICMCFRRRKALRRVLLGGDEQEFTSSELLLFDLGTLRSATNNFSDANKLGEGGFGPVYKGTLQDGQEIAVKRLSGTSRQGLVELRNEVGLVAKLQHRNLVKLLGCCLEEEERLLVYEYLPNTSLDKFLFDPIGREQLDWGRRYKIIEGIGRGLLYLHEDSRLRIIHRDLKAGNILLDGDMNPKISDFGLAKLFGLDETQGRTSRIAGTYGYMAPEYSFRGLFSTKSDVFSYGVLVLEIVTGQRNSGFQGSGSALDLLSYAWQYWNEGMASQVIDRSLDDHYQLREVLRCIHIALLCVQKEPAERPSMATVILMLSSYSVPLPAPSAPAFFVRSGTSGETEAFDRDVNDVTITEMEPR